In one Zobellia galactanivorans genomic region, the following are encoded:
- a CDS encoding T9SS type A sorting domain-containing protein has product MSIKQNYRFSFLFLFLIGISSFARDIYVAKNGDDTNPGTLESPYLTISKAASEAVAGDIVYIRAGTYEETLTPANSGSPGQPIVFQSYPGEKVIISAMDALSGWTQDSGPIYKTTISFPSLGQENFIMNDATALDLARWPNKTDDDPFALGTIRNTGGSSGDVINGAYLTESTIPGIDWTGGALWFCGDKGGSGWLAWKRKITGSSAGRVNFNHTTTNNETWVRTFHAPADLGDFYLEGVKDALDYQNEWYFDESTSTLYVQLPGGKAPVDGKVKMRRRLETINLKDKKYIEIRNLAVFGGSINMEDSSTWWASNANSKTTNNLLYGVTSLYGNHTQGITDSSRTNNANVHVQGSNNRVEKCEIAFNAGAGLVVRGNNQQIIDNYIHDCNFLGSYDGPLVIRGIKNSLVKNNTVFRGGRDAVQYNGSDNEFSYNDISRSNLIADDCALFYTVGAQYTTEIHHNWFHDTASGGTKYKAAGIYLDNNAAGFVVHHNVVWNTEWTSVQINWNGTDIDIFNNTLWNGSAVMGAWHKDGTAFSNVRVWNNLGSDTNWEPQSDKQNNLTVTSEVFVNAANGDFKLKSGASPIDQGKGIPGITDGFTGDHPDVGAYENGGEQWIAGITWQPLYGAAGLGCYGLPGEDCIAFDPNDDDNDGVANADDECPETPLGSTVNTKGCKIFSLAADNFKVKGTDESCSSSNDGTISIHSKDSSLQFKGKIKETGAEKDFTSDALFGQLGAGDYTLCITTPSDANFEQCFVISIDEPEDLSVTSKVDNSTNQLTLSLKGATNYSIDLNGVVTHTTEDEITLDLSKGQNKLSVKADKLCQGEYSEIISVFDGVTVFPNKVKDQLNVAFSHKLDSLVTLELISATGKVILSKTESVVNQITTLDTSNLSSGVYFLNITATNIKSQAKIVKQ; this is encoded by the coding sequence ATGTCCATAAAACAGAATTATCGTTTCTCCTTTTTATTCTTATTCCTAATAGGTATAAGCTCTTTTGCCAGAGACATCTACGTAGCCAAAAACGGCGACGACACCAACCCGGGCACTTTGGAGAGCCCGTACTTGACCATTTCAAAAGCAGCGAGCGAAGCGGTTGCAGGCGACATCGTATATATCAGGGCCGGCACCTACGAGGAGACATTGACCCCTGCGAATTCCGGAAGCCCTGGTCAGCCCATTGTCTTTCAATCGTATCCCGGGGAAAAAGTCATTATTTCGGCCATGGATGCCTTATCCGGTTGGACGCAAGACAGTGGCCCTATTTACAAAACCACCATTTCCTTCCCTTCCCTAGGCCAAGAAAATTTTATCATGAACGATGCTACCGCATTGGACCTGGCCCGATGGCCAAATAAAACGGACGACGACCCCTTTGCCTTGGGAACTATCCGAAATACCGGAGGAAGCAGTGGCGATGTCATCAATGGGGCCTATTTGACAGAATCCACAATTCCGGGTATTGACTGGACCGGTGGCGCACTTTGGTTCTGTGGTGATAAGGGCGGTAGCGGTTGGCTCGCCTGGAAAAGAAAAATTACGGGCAGCTCTGCCGGTAGGGTCAATTTTAATCACACCACCACGAACAACGAGACTTGGGTGCGAACCTTTCATGCCCCGGCTGATTTGGGCGATTTTTATCTAGAAGGAGTCAAAGACGCCCTAGACTATCAAAATGAATGGTACTTCGATGAAAGTACAAGCACCCTATACGTTCAGCTTCCCGGAGGCAAAGCCCCGGTCGATGGCAAGGTGAAGATGAGACGCCGTCTGGAAACCATCAACCTAAAAGACAAAAAATACATCGAAATACGGAATTTGGCCGTATTTGGCGGCAGCATCAATATGGAGGACAGCTCCACTTGGTGGGCCTCCAATGCCAATAGCAAAACCACGAACAACCTCCTCTACGGCGTAACTTCCCTTTACGGCAACCATACCCAAGGGATTACCGATAGCTCACGTACCAACAATGCCAATGTACATGTACAAGGCTCGAACAATAGAGTTGAAAAATGCGAAATCGCATTTAACGCAGGGGCCGGATTGGTGGTAAGGGGAAACAACCAACAAATTATAGACAACTATATACATGACTGTAACTTTCTAGGTTCCTACGATGGCCCATTGGTAATCAGGGGCATAAAGAACAGTTTAGTAAAGAACAATACGGTATTCAGGGGAGGACGGGACGCCGTACAGTACAATGGCTCCGACAACGAGTTTTCCTATAACGATATCTCCCGAAGCAACTTGATCGCCGATGATTGCGCCCTTTTCTATACGGTAGGAGCACAATACACAACGGAAATCCACCATAACTGGTTTCACGATACCGCTTCCGGCGGCACAAAATACAAAGCTGCCGGAATTTACCTAGACAACAATGCAGCGGGCTTTGTCGTCCACCATAATGTAGTCTGGAATACCGAATGGACCAGCGTACAGATCAATTGGAACGGAACGGATATCGATATTTTCAACAATACCCTTTGGAACGGTTCCGCAGTAATGGGAGCATGGCATAAAGATGGAACGGCCTTCTCTAACGTTCGGGTTTGGAACAATCTAGGAAGCGATACCAATTGGGAGCCGCAGTCGGACAAACAGAATAATTTAACCGTCACTTCCGAAGTGTTCGTAAACGCCGCCAATGGCGATTTCAAACTAAAGAGCGGAGCTTCACCCATTGACCAAGGGAAGGGTATTCCGGGTATAACCGACGGCTTTACGGGCGACCACCCCGATGTCGGGGCCTACGAAAACGGAGGTGAGCAATGGATCGCAGGTATTACCTGGCAGCCGCTATATGGGGCTGCAGGCCTAGGCTGTTACGGATTGCCCGGGGAAGACTGTATCGCCTTCGACCCTAATGATGACGACAATGACGGCGTAGCCAATGCCGATGACGAATGCCCCGAAACTCCCTTAGGAAGTACCGTAAACACCAAGGGCTGTAAAATATTCAGTCTTGCCGCCGATAATTTTAAGGTGAAGGGAACCGATGAATCATGCAGCAGCAGTAATGATGGAACGATTTCCATACATTCAAAAGATAGCTCACTTCAGTTTAAGGGAAAAATAAAGGAGACCGGAGCAGAAAAGGATTTTACTTCAGATGCCTTGTTCGGGCAGTTGGGCGCCGGTGACTACACCCTGTGCATTACCACGCCCTCCGATGCCAACTTCGAGCAATGCTTTGTTATATCGATAGACGAGCCCGAAGACCTATCCGTAACATCAAAGGTCGACAATAGCACAAATCAACTTACCTTAAGCTTGAAAGGGGCCACCAACTATAGCATTGACCTAAACGGGGTGGTTACCCATACTACCGAAGATGAAATTACACTTGACCTATCGAAAGGCCAGAACAAACTTTCCGTTAAGGCAGATAAGCTTTGCCAGGGCGAGTATAGTGAAATCATCAGCGTTTTTGACGGCGTCACCGTGTTTCCGAACAAGGTAAAAGACCAACTGAACGTTGCCTTCTCCCACAAGCTTGATTCCTTGGTCACCCTTGAACTGATTTCGGCAACGGGCAAGGTCATTCTAAGCAAAACCGAATCGGTCGTGAACCAGATTACGACCCTAGACACCTCCAATCTAAGTTCGGGCGTTTATTTCCTGAACATCACAGCTACAAATATCAAATCCCAAGCCAAAATTGTCAAACAATGA
- a CDS encoding fibronectin type III gives MRPNTYIRSSLFLLLIAFCSCSSSDDGAKDPTPQESLPPEASVLVFPKKDEECNQGDIISATQSKVTFKWKASDHTDSYTLVLKNLETNETSENDTSTNSLALTILRNTPYSWNIISKSDETATTATSETWKFYNAGEGNENYAPFPAEAVAPTMGASVSQPLTLSWKGSDVDNDIASYDIYLGTDNPPTTLHASTSDSEIDDIALNPATVYYWRVVTTDENGSCSQSPVFEFKTK, from the coding sequence ATGAGACCCAATACCTATATTCGATCAAGCCTATTCCTTCTTCTTATCGCCTTTTGCAGTTGTAGCAGTAGCGATGACGGAGCTAAAGACCCTACGCCCCAAGAAAGCCTACCGCCCGAAGCCTCGGTTTTGGTTTTTCCGAAGAAAGATGAAGAATGTAACCAAGGCGACATCATCTCCGCCACCCAAAGCAAAGTAACTTTTAAATGGAAGGCTTCGGACCATACGGACAGTTATACCTTGGTGCTAAAAAACCTAGAAACCAACGAAACGAGCGAAAACGATACTTCGACCAATTCGCTTGCCCTGACCATTTTGAGAAATACGCCCTATTCTTGGAACATTATTTCAAAATCTGACGAAACGGCCACGACCGCAACTAGCGAAACCTGGAAGTTTTACAATGCCGGCGAAGGAAATGAAAATTATGCCCCCTTTCCAGCGGAGGCCGTAGCCCCGACCATGGGGGCCAGTGTGAGCCAACCCCTAACCCTAAGTTGGAAAGGGAGTGATGTTGACAACGATATCGCTTCCTACGATATATACCTAGGTACCGACAATCCACCGACCACCTTACATGCAAGCACCTCGGATTCAGAAATAGATGACATTGCGCTCAATCCTGCCACCGTTTACTATTGGAGGGTAGTCACTACCGACGAAAATGGTTCCTGTTCCCAATCGCCGGTCTTTGAGTTCAAAACCAAATAA
- a CDS encoding trans-sulfuration enzyme family protein, producing MENKFETNAIRTQLERTKNLEHSVPMYMTSSFVFEDAEDMRASFAEEKERNVYSRYSNPNTSEFIEKVCQMEGAENGFAFASGMAAVFSTLAALLDSGDHVLSARSIFGSTHSLFTNFFPKWNIDHSYFKIDDLDGIEALITPKTKIIYAESPTNPGVDILDLEALGKIAKKHNLILVIDNCFASPYLQQPIKFGADLVIHSGTKLMDGQGRVLAGVTVGKKELIDKVYRFSRITGPALSPFNAWVLSKSLETLAVRVDRHCENALKLAEFLEGNEKVNWVKYPFLKSHPKYEIAKKQMKAGGCVVAFEVKGGLEAGQKFFDSIKMLSLSANLGDARSIVTHPASTTHSKLSVEERAETGVTDGMVRVSVGLEHIDDIIADISQALA from the coding sequence ATGGAAAATAAATTTGAAACGAACGCTATCAGAACGCAATTGGAACGCACTAAAAATTTGGAGCATTCGGTGCCGATGTACATGACTTCGAGTTTTGTATTTGAAGATGCGGAAGATATGCGCGCTTCGTTTGCCGAAGAGAAAGAACGTAATGTTTATTCGCGCTATTCCAATCCGAATACCTCTGAGTTTATAGAGAAGGTATGTCAGATGGAAGGAGCTGAAAACGGATTTGCTTTTGCTTCGGGTATGGCAGCGGTATTCTCTACTTTGGCGGCCCTTTTGGATAGTGGTGACCATGTATTGTCGGCGCGGAGTATTTTTGGGTCGACGCATTCGTTGTTCACGAATTTTTTTCCTAAATGGAATATTGATCACAGCTATTTTAAGATTGATGATTTAGATGGGATAGAGGCTTTGATTACGCCAAAGACCAAAATTATCTATGCGGAATCACCGACCAATCCTGGGGTAGACATCCTCGACTTGGAAGCTTTAGGAAAGATTGCCAAAAAGCATAATCTGATTTTGGTGATCGACAATTGTTTTGCTTCGCCCTATTTACAACAACCGATCAAGTTCGGGGCCGATTTGGTCATCCACTCCGGAACGAAATTAATGGACGGACAAGGTCGTGTATTGGCCGGCGTTACCGTAGGAAAGAAGGAATTGATCGATAAGGTCTACCGCTTTTCAAGAATTACAGGTCCGGCCCTATCTCCCTTCAATGCCTGGGTACTTTCCAAAAGTTTGGAAACCTTGGCCGTAAGGGTGGATCGCCATTGTGAAAATGCACTGAAATTAGCCGAGTTTTTAGAAGGCAACGAAAAGGTCAATTGGGTAAAATATCCGTTTTTAAAGTCGCATCCCAAATATGAAATAGCCAAGAAGCAGATGAAAGCCGGTGGCTGTGTCGTAGCTTTTGAGGTAAAAGGCGGATTGGAAGCCGGCCAGAAGTTTTTCGACTCTATAAAAATGCTATCGCTTTCGGCCAATTTGGGCGATGCACGTAGTATTGTAACACATCCGGCGTCAACAACTCATAGCAAACTCTCGGTAGAAGAGCGTGCAGAAACGGGCGTTACGGACGGAATGGTACGCGTATCGGTGGGGCTTGAGCATATAGACGACATTATCGCCGATATTTCGCAGGCACTGGCCTAA